Proteins encoded in a region of the Balaenoptera ricei isolate mBalRic1 chromosome 19, mBalRic1.hap2, whole genome shotgun sequence genome:
- the BCAT2 gene encoding branched-chain-amino-acid aminotransferase, mitochondrial isoform X2, translating into MTQEPHKKPDPSKPLLFGKTFTDHMLMVEWNREKGWGQPRIQPFQNLTLHPACSALHYSLQLFEGMKAFKGRDQCVRLFRPWLNMDRMLRSALRLCLPSFDKVELLQCIRRLVEVDKAWVPDSSGTSLYVRPVLIGNEPSLGVGKPTRALLFVILCPVGAYFPGDALSPVSLLADPSFIRAWVGGVGDCKLGGNYGPTVFVQQEAQKKGCEQVLWLYGPDHQLTEVGTMNIFVFWTHEDGALELVTPPLDGVILPGVVRQSLLDLARTWGEFRVAERKITMKEFLQALEDGRVREVFGSGTACQVCPVHRILYQGKHLHIPTMENGPELILRFHKELKAIQYGTKAHEWMLPV; encoded by the exons ATGACACAGGAGCCTCATAAGAAGCCTGACCCCAGCAAGCCCCTGCTGTTCGGCAAGACATTCACCGACCACATGCTGATGGTGGAATGGAACCGGGAGAAGGGCTGGGGCCAGCCCCGAATCCAGCCCTTCCAGAACCTCACACTGCACCCGGCCTGCTCCGCTCTCCACTACTCCCTGCAG CTCTTTGAAGGCATGAAGGCGTTCAAAGGCAGGGACCAGTGCGTGCGCCTCTTCCGACCTTGGCTCAACATGGACCGGATGCTGCGCTCGGCCCTGCGCCTCTGCCTGCCG AGTTTTGACAAGGTCGAGTTGCTCCAGTGCATCCGCCGGCTGGTGGAAGTGGACAAGGCCTGGGTTCCCGACAGCTCCGGCACCAGCCTCTAtgtgcggcctgtgttaattggGAACGAG CCCTCGCTAGGTGTCGGCAAGCCCACGCGAGCCCTCCTGTTCGTCATTCTCTGCCCGGTGGGCGCGTACTTCCCTGGAGATGCCTTGAGTCCCGTCTCTCTCCTGGCCGACCCATCATTCATCCGGGCCTGGGTGGGTGGGGTCGGTGACTGCAAGCTGGGGGG GAATTACGGGCCCACCGTGTTTGTGCAGCAGGAGGCCCAAAAGAAGGGGTGCGAACAGGTCCTGTGGCTGTACGGGCCTGACCACCAGCTCACTGAGGTGGGCACCATGAACATCTTCGTCTTCTGGACCCACGAGGATGGGG CGCTGGAACTGGTGACCCCCCCACTGGACGGTGTCATCCTGCCTGGAGTAGTTCGACAGAGTCTGCTGGACCTGGCTCGGACCTGG GGTGAGTTCCGGGTGGCAGAGCGTAAGATCACCATGAAGGAGTTCCTGCAGGCGCTGGAGGACGGCCGGGTTCGAGAGGTCTTTGGTTCAGGCACCGCTTGCCAGGTCTGCCCTGTGCACCGAATCCTGTACCAAGGCAAG CACCTCCACATTCCCACCATGGAAAACGGGCCTGAGCTTATCCTCCGCTTCCACAAGGAGCTGAAGGCGATCCAG TATGGAACAAAAGCCCACGAGTGGATGTTACCTGTGTGA
- the BCAT2 gene encoding branched-chain-amino-acid aminotransferase, mitochondrial isoform X1 — translation MAAAALRQIWTRKFLPVPWLLCGPRRYDSSSFKAADLQLEMTQEPHKKPDPSKPLLFGKTFTDHMLMVEWNREKGWGQPRIQPFQNLTLHPACSALHYSLQLFEGMKAFKGRDQCVRLFRPWLNMDRMLRSALRLCLPSFDKVELLQCIRRLVEVDKAWVPDSSGTSLYVRPVLIGNEPSLGVGKPTRALLFVILCPVGAYFPGDALSPVSLLADPSFIRAWVGGVGDCKLGGNYGPTVFVQQEAQKKGCEQVLWLYGPDHQLTEVGTMNIFVFWTHEDGALELVTPPLDGVILPGVVRQSLLDLARTWGEFRVAERKITMKEFLQALEDGRVREVFGSGTACQVCPVHRILYQGKHLHIPTMENGPELILRFHKELKAIQYGTKAHEWMLPV, via the exons attTGGACCCGAAAATTTCTCCCTGTCCCTTGGCTTCTGTGTGGTCCCAGAAGATATGACTCATCCAGCTTCAAG gctgcagaccTGCAGCTGGAGATGACACAGGAGCCTCATAAGAAGCCTGACCCCAGCAAGCCCCTGCTGTTCGGCAAGACATTCACCGACCACATGCTGATGGTGGAATGGAACCGGGAGAAGGGCTGGGGCCAGCCCCGAATCCAGCCCTTCCAGAACCTCACACTGCACCCGGCCTGCTCCGCTCTCCACTACTCCCTGCAG CTCTTTGAAGGCATGAAGGCGTTCAAAGGCAGGGACCAGTGCGTGCGCCTCTTCCGACCTTGGCTCAACATGGACCGGATGCTGCGCTCGGCCCTGCGCCTCTGCCTGCCG AGTTTTGACAAGGTCGAGTTGCTCCAGTGCATCCGCCGGCTGGTGGAAGTGGACAAGGCCTGGGTTCCCGACAGCTCCGGCACCAGCCTCTAtgtgcggcctgtgttaattggGAACGAG CCCTCGCTAGGTGTCGGCAAGCCCACGCGAGCCCTCCTGTTCGTCATTCTCTGCCCGGTGGGCGCGTACTTCCCTGGAGATGCCTTGAGTCCCGTCTCTCTCCTGGCCGACCCATCATTCATCCGGGCCTGGGTGGGTGGGGTCGGTGACTGCAAGCTGGGGGG GAATTACGGGCCCACCGTGTTTGTGCAGCAGGAGGCCCAAAAGAAGGGGTGCGAACAGGTCCTGTGGCTGTACGGGCCTGACCACCAGCTCACTGAGGTGGGCACCATGAACATCTTCGTCTTCTGGACCCACGAGGATGGGG CGCTGGAACTGGTGACCCCCCCACTGGACGGTGTCATCCTGCCTGGAGTAGTTCGACAGAGTCTGCTGGACCTGGCTCGGACCTGG GGTGAGTTCCGGGTGGCAGAGCGTAAGATCACCATGAAGGAGTTCCTGCAGGCGCTGGAGGACGGCCGGGTTCGAGAGGTCTTTGGTTCAGGCACCGCTTGCCAGGTCTGCCCTGTGCACCGAATCCTGTACCAAGGCAAG CACCTCCACATTCCCACCATGGAAAACGGGCCTGAGCTTATCCTCCGCTTCCACAAGGAGCTGAAGGCGATCCAG TATGGAACAAAAGCCCACGAGTGGATGTTACCTGTGTGA